In Panicum virgatum strain AP13 chromosome 5K, P.virgatum_v5, whole genome shotgun sequence, the genomic window tctcatttttctactatttattatgcattttcaaagcttgcacccacttaaactaatatttaaactagagcaaaaactatttagaaactgaagatcaacctgtaaggaaagttgtagatcttagaacaaaaaatccaacaaattttagtttgcatttttctgatttttgtatgatttactatgattttccaAAGTTTCAGTCAATTCATTGCAAAAGAACCCTTcgcagcactattcatatgagtcacagacttcgcagaaaaccccctggattAGTCCCTATTGCTGTCTTGGGTCCCTAGTCgcgaaaacaggggaggggcggtgcttgccggccggattccggcgagggggctcgccggcggctagGGGTCCGAGGTGGAGGAGCTAGAGGGGGTCGGGGGCTACCTCGGGAGGTGCTcggcgcggcgggaggcggccggAGATGAGCTAtccgcggcggccgtggtggcggcggctgtggcgggCGGCGACGTCGTGGTTCCGGGgagcctgggcggcggcgagcgagcggGGAAGCTTCGTGAGGAGGTGGGGAGGCGATTCCCGGGATTGTTTTGGATCGAGGGAGGGCGGACGAGGGTTCCCCACGGCGAGCTGCGGGTGGCGGCGACCATGGCGTGCGGCGGTGCCTCTGGGCGTACAGGGGCGAGCTCGATTCGGCTCGAGAATGGGAAAGGAGTGGAGAGGGAGGTTGGGAACGTGTGCTGCGCGAGCAAAAGGGAAAGGATAGGGGCGAGGGCACAGGTCGGCCGGTTTGGCAcgtcgtcgccgtggcgcttTGAACAGACATCCTTGGCGGTTTTAGCCGGGGgctcggcgcgtggccggccagCCGTCGACGCCGTCGCACGGCGAGAAActgagaggagagaggagagatggtGGTGATGGCAGTTTTGTAAATAACTCAAAGTTTCAAAGTCCAGTTTGTAAACTCAGTTTTTCTCCATCTTCATGGCcttaaatgaaaaacttttgaataccaaacttgcttcAAATTTCGAGATCtgcaactttcgttttaggcacaTTTCCATTTGAATaatggtttgaaagataaaatttgaaatttgagtgcatttgaaaatgtcctatacacttcgaaattcaaatttttctcccacttttgtgtggcaactcgaaaaattttgaacacgaaagttgttcatcattcgaaaacctataacattggttctaggcaaaagtctatttaagcaacagtttgaaatttatttttaaatctaattgttACGGTTTGAAATATAAATTAAATGTTTAAAAACTGTAATTgaagaactcgtcatttcatgtgttaaAGTACTAACAAACTTTATTGGATGCCTTTACATGATTAACATTAATACTAATCATCATGTTAAACATATGATTAACCCTAAttacaggtgattaacacctgggtgttacaatgtgcgtgttaccctaacacctacgccaccgcttctcacaagctggcgccccgctcgactcgttcagtgttccttgggtactcccctgaccacaaggggtaccgatgctttgacctcacctctcaccgcgttctgatctcctgacacgtcgtctttgacgagtcggatttcccctactccacctcctccacaccttctacTGACCCCGAGTTGGAGTCTCTATtttcgactgacccggtggttcagccaccgttacctgtctgtcctttccctgcagatTTTCCCGATACACCGGCACcatttccggtgatccctgctgcgccgagcgcggcccggTACCCGCAGTCGTGCCAcacgcggcccccggacctccgatcgtgccgcgcacggacccggtgtctcctgctgcgccacgcgcggccccggtgccttcccctgcacctgcgcggtacgctcagccggtgcaggtgtaccgacggcgttcggcgccgacaccggcgccgccgcggtacgctgagccagtgcaggtgtaccggcgtcgttcggtgccgacatcggcgccgcctcctgctccgaaGGCTCCTGCGATGCCTACACCAGAGCCGATGGAAGACCATGATGTAAAGGAGAGTGATGATGGTGAACATGAGGGAGAGAATCTACCCCCTGGTTCTTATGTAGTATTGCAATTGGAAAAGGAGGAGATTTTAGCACCACATACTCATTTCTGCTTGATCTGCGGGAAGGGCTTCAAGAGAGATGCGAACCTAAGGATGCACATGAGGGGCCATGGAGACGAGTACAAGACTGCCGCAGCTCTTGCCAAGCCCACGAAGGATTCTGGTTCAGATCATGCACCAGTTACAAGGTACTCATGCCCATTTGTGGGTTGCAAGCGGAACAAAGAGCACAAGAAGTTCCAACCTCTCAAGACAATCTTGTGTGTGAAGAATCACTACAAGCGAAGCCATTGTGACAAGAGCTACACCTGCAGCCGTTGCAACACTAAAAAGTTTTCTGTGATTGCTGACTTGAAGACTTATGAGAAGCATTGTGGTCGTGACAAGTGGCTCTGTTCTTGCGGAACAACCTTCTCTAGGAAGGACAAGCTTTTCGGGCATGTTGCACTTTTCCAGGGCCACACACCTGCGCTCCCCATGGATGACGTCAAGGTATCAGAAGCATCAGAGCAACAGCAGGACAGCGAGCCTATGAATGAAATTTCGAGGAGCATGGGGTGCTTCACTTGCAGCTCGTCTGATGGCATTTCAAACCTTGACATGAAAATGGCTGATGATGCACGCGGCTATTACTCGCCACTGAGCTTTGATCCTTGCTTTGGCGCACTGGATGACTTTACTCGCCCTGGATTCGACATCTCTGAGGATCCCTTCTCCTTTCTGCCTTCGGGATGCAGTTATGTACAGCAGAATGGAGACAACTGATGGAGGTCACCGTTGATAATGACGACAAGGGCACTGGCAGCCTTTATGTATGGCGTACGCATGATGCTAGTCTGGTTCTTGCTATATTCAAGAGTCATTTTAGGTTATGCCTTCTTTTTTCTTAAGTGTACTTCATTTGGTGGTCATCAATAATGAGCACTTTTAGCATTTCGTACGGACCGAGATAGCCCCAATTTTCAGTATATACATGCAAGATTTACTGTGTCATTTTTGCTGACCTTGCGACATGTTTGTAGTGCCGGGAATTTGTCATAGCCGGACAAATAGACTATCGTTTAGCTGGGTGATTTCCCATGACACAGATCAGCGATAACAAGTTGCCCAGCTGCTAATCTGGTTCTGTTATTGCTGGTAAAGAGCTGCATGAGTTACCAGCGAGTGATCTTTCTATCGAAACATTGCGGTGCTAGATTTGTGCAGAGCTTGATATGGTGTAGTTTCCTTTCGCTACAGCACCTGACAAATTGATAATGATGACGATGGATACAGAGAGTTCTTTTTGCTCTTTCTCTGACTGACTTCCTCGCTGACGTCTGAATACTGAACGCTGTGAATTTGCAAGCGTGCTGGGGGGAGGGAAGGTCATTCTGGACAGCTAATAAGGAAGGCTTGTAGAAATTGAAGCCTAATCGAAGCGAGATGGGGAAATCACGAAAAAATTGAAGCCTAATTTTTCCGACCTCCCAAACCTAACAAAACACGCACCCACCAACTAGCACCATTGCTGCACCACCTTCACCTATTCCACTGCATTATTGCAGACTCGCTAGTGCAACTCGGGTCGTGGACTCACAGCAGTCGTACCCCAAGCAAGCCCACTGCTCAGGCTGCCCTTAAGCTGAGGCCTGAGGGACAACTACCCATCGCCCCCCCTCGTGGCTCAGATCGCCTCCAACTCCAATCGATGGTTTCTCCCTGCCTGCTGTTCCCATTCCCATTGCCGTTCTTCATCGTTCCCAGCAAGCCAGGCCGTGGCATCCTACTCGACCTGACGCACGTCGGCGCCCGCGGTCTTCTCGCGGCGGCCGACCGCGTCCGCCGCGCCTTCGTGTGAGCGGCCTCCTCGCCGAGCTCACGGCGCCCTCCGCATCGACGATGCGGAGCGACGATCGCTGGAGGTCGACATTGCTGTGGCAGCTCACGGTGGAGGCCACGACGGCGCCGACGAGCCGCCTCGACCCGTGCACCAGCATGGTGGATGGGGCCTGGAAAACGCACCTGGTAGGTATTGAGCTCGCGTTCGAGGCCGTGGCGGCGAACATCTGGTCCCCAATCCCGGCCAGGTGGCCAGCGGCGCGGGGTGCCTGACGACCGGGGGGGCGGCAgatgaaataccgtccgccccctgGCCTCTCGTGGCCGTTAGATCGCGCATGCACGGCCACCTACCGCCTTTGGATTTCGGAAGACAGCGACGGCCCTTTCCTCCTTCCTCGCTCGACTGCTGTTCTCCTCGACGTCGCGCTGAGCTCCGAGCCGCGCGTCGCCCAACGAGCAAGAATCCTGCGGCTGCAAGAATCACGTTCGATTCTGATAGTTGCGAGAGCTTTGTAGGTACTGGGATGCTTAACCTGCCGGACATGGGAGGTGGAATGGCACGGTggtgccatggccggcggcggcgctgttccTGGCATTCTGAGTACTGCGGCGAGCCTGCCTCCGGCGATGGCAAGAGCCTCCAAAAGCATGACAGGCTACTTGTTGGCTACGACCACTACATTGACTTGGACACTAGACTCTGTGCTACCGTAGCTCGGCAGCTGGACAGCGTGCGCTCGCTGCCGCACGGCACCGAGGTCCGGCTGTCTGTCTATCAATTTGCCTTAACCATGCTCGTCAAGAATCGATCCATACAGCAGGAATGACCAAACCCTTCGTACCGTGTCTAATCGTGTCCAAGCAATGGTTCCTCATCGGCCTGCTGTTCCAATTGCCGTTCTTCACCGTTCCCAGCAAGCCAGGCCATGGCATCCGACTCGACCTGACGAAAGTCGACGACCGCGGTCTCCTCGCGGCGGCCGACcgcgtccgccgcgccgccgggcgaGCGGCCTCCTGGCCGGCTCGCCGCGGTCACGGCGCCCTCCGCATCGATgatgtggagcggcggcgctggcactTCCACTGCCACGGCAACGGCGGCCGTCCACGCGAGCCGGGCGACGAACctcgtcgacctccgcatcggcACGCCGTCGCCCGCGCTCACGGCCCTGCTCTACACGGGCAGCAATGGCGCTTGATCCACCACCGTTCGATCCCCTCGTCGGCTCCGGCGAGATAACCATCACACCCGCGCACCGGATCCCAGCGCGTCGTCGCGGAGGACTGCGGTCAAGCGGGGAAGGAGGAAAAGTCTACCTACCTTGACTTGATCGGTGCCGCATATTTGAGACCCAACGGTCTTAAGAGATcgagggtggacggtaaatgaaatatcGTCCACCCCGTCCATCACCAGGGTGGGCCTGATCGCCGCCCCTGCTACGGGCGCGTCGCCGTAtaccggacggcggcggcgcggaggccggcGACATGGGCTTCTTCCCGCGCCACGACGCGCCGATCATCATCGACGGATGCAACAGTCTGCTGCTC contains:
- the LOC120708808 gene encoding zinc finger protein STOP1 homolog; its protein translation is MEDHDVKESDDGEHEGENLPPGSYVVLQLEKEEILAPHTHFCLICGKGFKRDANLRMHMRGHGDEYKTAAALAKPTKDSGSDHAPVTRYSCPFVGCKRNKEHKKFQPLKTILCVKNHYKRSHCDKSYTCSRCNTKKFSVIADLKTYEKHCGRDKWLCSCGTTFSRKDKLFGHVALFQGHTPALPMDDVKVSEASEQQQDSEPMNEISRSMGCFTCSSSDGISNLDMKMADDARGYYSPLSFDPCFGALDDFTRPGFDISEDPFSFLPSGCSYVQQNGDN